A single region of the Candidatus Hadarchaeales archaeon genome encodes:
- the rpsJ gene encoding 30S ribosomal protein S10 — MQKARIKLSSTDVAKLTEVCNQIVEIAEKVGVEYSGPIPLPTKKIKIITRKSPDGEGTATFDRWEMRIHRRLIDIQADERALRLLMRLQIPDEVSIEVKL; from the coding sequence GTGCAAAAGGCCAGAATAAAGCTTAGCAGTACAGATGTGGCAAAGCTAACCGAAGTTTGCAACCAAATAGTTGAAATAGCGGAAAAGGTGGGCGTGGAATACTCCGGTCCAATTCCCCTTCCGACTAAGAAAATAAAGATAATCACGAGAAAATCACCCGATGGAGAAGGAACAGCCACGTTCGACAGATGGGAGATGAGAATTCATAGGAGATTGATAGACATCCAAGCCGATGAAAGAGCATTGCGCCTCCTCATGCGTCTACAGATTCCAGATGAGGTTTCAATTGAGGTAAAGCTCTGA
- a CDS encoding serine protein kinase RIO: MSEDVFLAALRRHKPERLEKDSEIYKIMAGVFDHSTLLSLCKMVNRGIFDMVYGAVSTGKEANVFCASDSTGNFLAVKIYRIATSDFKTMHKYLLADPRYSRVPHERRRIIFAWTSREFKNLQRAYEAGVHVPRPVDHEKNILVMEFLGENGIPYPRMKDMTPENPKEAFNSILEDMRLLYQKAGLVHADLSEYNILITPEPYLIDFSMAIDIQSSMALEYLRRDILNISHYFEKLNISVPEPHELEKYITGQ, from the coding sequence ATGTCAGAAGATGTTTTTCTAGCCGCGCTAAGAAGACACAAACCGGAGAGACTTGAAAAAGACTCTGAAATCTATAAAATAATGGCGGGCGTTTTTGACCATTCGACTCTCCTTTCGCTATGTAAGATGGTTAATAGAGGAATCTTCGATATGGTTTACGGTGCAGTTTCGACCGGCAAAGAGGCGAACGTTTTCTGCGCTTCCGACTCCACTGGAAACTTTCTCGCCGTAAAAATCTATAGAATTGCCACATCTGATTTCAAAACGATGCATAAGTATCTCCTGGCTGATCCAAGATATTCAAGAGTTCCGCACGAACGGAGAAGAATAATCTTCGCGTGGACCTCTAGAGAATTCAAAAATCTGCAGAGAGCGTATGAAGCAGGCGTTCATGTTCCAAGACCCGTAGACCATGAGAAAAACATCTTGGTTATGGAATTCCTAGGAGAAAACGGTATACCCTACCCTAGGATGAAAGACATGACACCAGAAAACCCAAAGGAGGCTTTCAACAGCATTCTGGAAGACATGAGACTACTTTACCAGAAAGCTGGTCTCGTGCATGCCGATCTGAGCGAGTACAACATACTCATAACACCGGAGCCATATCTCATAGATTTTTCAATGGCGATAGACATCCAAAGCTCGATGGCACTCGAGTACCTGAGAAGAGACATCCTTAACATTTCCCACTATTTTGAAAAACTAAACATCTCGGTTCCAGAGCCCCACGAACTTGAGAAATACATAACTGGCCAGTGA
- the eif1A gene encoding translation initiation factor eIF-1A: MPKEEEGERLYIPEKGEVLGIVDQMFGNDRVRVRCRDGKIRNCRIPGRLRKRMWILEGDVVVVKPWPVQGDERGDIVFRYTKTQVEWLKKMGLWE, encoded by the coding sequence ATGCCAAAAGAAGAGGAAGGAGAGCGACTGTACATACCTGAAAAAGGCGAGGTCCTTGGAATAGTGGACCAGATGTTTGGAAACGATAGAGTTAGGGTTAGATGTAGGGATGGTAAGATAAGAAACTGTCGGATACCGGGGAGACTGAGAAAGAGGATGTGGATTTTGGAAGGAGACGTTGTTGTTGTAAAGCCCTGGCCCGTGCAGGGAGATGAGAGAGGCGACATAGTCTTTAGATACACGAAAACTCAAGTGGAATGGTTAAAGAAGATGGGCTTATGGGAGTAG
- a CDS encoding 2-isopropylmalate synthase — protein MSGRVLILDTTLRDGEQTPGVALTPEEKIKIARALDDLGVDIIEAGSVATSEGERKAIKEISKLGLSAEICTFTRAMKEDIDAAIAADVDSIHLVVPASDIHLKLRLEKSRQEIKKMAAQAMDYAIKHGLKVEFSLEDATRADENFVRELVALGLEHRVHRICLCDTVGILTPARAREFYSKFAKIVNVPLAAHCHNDFGMATANTISAVEGGATEVHVTINGLGERGGNAALEEVVSALVYLQKYKLRIKMKKLYSVSKLVESLTGIPLSPTKPLVGENAFAHEAGIHVHGVLRSPKTYEPLAPEDIGQRRRIVFGKHIGRHAIEMELRKLGFRPNKEQVTEIFKQVKWLGDQGKVVTDSELRAIIDSVMGKEFEETIKLEELTVVSGNKITPTSSVKVRFRDKEMIESGVGVGPVDAAMNAIRKLIEGISNIRLLEYHVDSISGGTDAVVDVTVKLTDGKRIITARGISGDIIMASVQAMLNGVNRFLWDKYRGEKNAKRRGRRATVHT, from the coding sequence ATGAGCGGCAGAGTGCTGATTCTCGACACAACTCTGAGAGATGGGGAGCAGACACCAGGCGTGGCTTTGACCCCAGAGGAGAAAATAAAAATTGCTCGCGCTCTCGACGATCTCGGAGTCGATATCATCGAAGCGGGATCTGTTGCAACCTCTGAGGGCGAGAGAAAAGCCATCAAGGAGATATCAAAGCTGGGATTAAGCGCCGAAATCTGCACATTTACGAGAGCTATGAAAGAAGATATCGATGCTGCGATTGCTGCGGATGTCGACAGCATACATCTGGTAGTTCCTGCCTCTGATATTCATCTAAAGTTACGGCTCGAAAAGTCTAGACAGGAAATAAAGAAAATGGCAGCACAAGCCATGGACTACGCGATAAAGCATGGTTTAAAAGTCGAATTCTCACTCGAAGATGCAACAAGAGCTGATGAAAATTTCGTGAGAGAACTCGTGGCGCTTGGTCTAGAGCATCGAGTTCACAGAATTTGTCTTTGCGACACAGTGGGTATTCTGACACCGGCAAGAGCGCGCGAGTTCTATTCAAAGTTCGCAAAAATTGTAAACGTGCCTCTGGCTGCCCACTGTCATAATGATTTTGGAATGGCCACGGCGAACACGATTTCTGCGGTTGAAGGTGGCGCGACCGAAGTTCACGTAACCATCAACGGATTGGGTGAAAGAGGAGGAAACGCTGCGCTGGAGGAGGTTGTCTCAGCTCTTGTTTACCTCCAGAAGTATAAGCTTCGAATAAAAATGAAGAAACTTTATTCTGTTTCCAAGCTTGTCGAAAGTTTGACCGGAATACCTCTTTCTCCAACAAAACCGCTTGTCGGGGAGAACGCATTTGCCCACGAAGCTGGAATTCACGTGCATGGGGTTCTTCGCAGCCCAAAGACATATGAGCCTCTTGCGCCAGAAGACATCGGACAAAGGAGAAGAATCGTTTTCGGAAAACATATCGGAAGACATGCCATCGAGATGGAGCTGAGAAAACTGGGATTCCGTCCGAACAAAGAGCAAGTCACGGAAATTTTTAAACAGGTAAAGTGGCTCGGCGACCAAGGAAAAGTAGTAACGGACTCAGAGCTTCGAGCCATAATCGATTCCGTGATGGGTAAAGAATTCGAGGAGACGATAAAACTTGAAGAACTGACAGTGGTGAGTGGAAACAAAATCACTCCGACGTCCTCCGTCAAAGTAAGATTCAGAGACAAAGAAATGATCGAATCTGGAGTAGGAGTGGGTCCAGTCGATGCCGCTATGAATGCCATCAGGAAACTCATCGAGGGGATATCGAATATCCGTCTTCTGGAGTACCACGTGGATTCGATCTCGGGTGGAACAGATGCCGTAGTCGATGTAACCGTGAAACTGACGGACGGTAAAAGGATTATTACTGCCAGAGGAATAAGCGGAGATATAATAATGGCGAGCGTTCAAGCGATGTTAAACGGCGTAAACAGATTTTTATGGGATAAGTATCGTGGTGAAAAAAATGCCAAAAGAAGAGGAAGGAGAGCGACTGTACATACCTGA
- a CDS encoding 2-isopropylmalate synthase translates to MEREIFISSLMREMRKNLNLPKRVRIFDTTLRDGEQTPGVSLTPEQKLIIARQLDKLGVDVIEAGMPVVSEGEKRAVKMIAGNGLQAEICALARCTKEDIDAALDCDVDSVHIFIATSDIHLKHKLKLTRAQALEKAIEHVEYAKKHGVIVEFSAEDATRSDLEYLKKVYKAVEEVGADRINVPDTVGVATPRVMFHLIQEITKAVKIPVSVHCHNDLGLAVANSLAGVEAGAEQVHVTVNGLGERAGNASLEEVVIAMRMFYGIKPRIKTKLLVETSELVERITGMQVPPNKPVVGENAFAHESGIHVHGVLQFPGTYEPLSPELVGHRRRLVLGKHAGSRSVAACLRDLGIKVTKQQLREVTRKVKELGDKGKKVTLADLRAIAESVVGSLPPEEKVVELKEITVTTGNTITPTASVRLRIKDEEKIGASTGVGPVDAAIGAIRKAIGEISSLRLKEYHLDAITGGSDALAEVTVKLEDEKGNIYVAKGIREDVVLASVDAMINGINLWFRERRPS, encoded by the coding sequence ATGGAAAGAGAGATCTTTATTAGCAGTCTTATGAGGGAAATGCGAAAAAATCTGAATCTCCCAAAGAGAGTTAGGATTTTTGATACTACTCTCAGGGATGGTGAGCAAACTCCAGGAGTCTCGCTCACTCCCGAGCAGAAGCTGATAATAGCGAGGCAACTTGATAAGCTCGGTGTTGATGTTATCGAAGCTGGAATGCCTGTTGTATCAGAGGGGGAGAAAAGGGCTGTGAAAATGATTGCAGGCAACGGTCTACAGGCGGAAATATGTGCCTTAGCGAGATGCACGAAGGAAGATATAGACGCTGCTCTCGATTGCGATGTCGATAGTGTACATATTTTCATCGCGACTTCTGATATTCATCTTAAGCACAAGCTAAAACTCACGAGAGCTCAAGCGCTGGAGAAGGCGATAGAGCATGTCGAATATGCAAAAAAACACGGGGTGATTGTGGAGTTTTCTGCCGAGGATGCGACGAGGAGTGATTTAGAATATCTTAAGAAAGTTTATAAGGCAGTTGAAGAGGTCGGAGCGGATAGAATAAATGTTCCAGATACCGTGGGCGTGGCAACACCGCGCGTGATGTTCCACCTAATCCAAGAGATTACAAAAGCGGTAAAAATACCCGTAAGTGTTCACTGCCATAATGATCTGGGACTAGCTGTTGCGAATTCTTTGGCCGGCGTGGAGGCGGGAGCCGAACAGGTTCACGTGACAGTAAACGGACTCGGAGAAAGAGCTGGAAATGCTTCTCTCGAAGAAGTTGTCATTGCTATGAGGATGTTCTACGGAATAAAACCACGCATTAAAACGAAGCTGCTTGTGGAGACGTCCGAGCTTGTTGAGAGAATCACGGGAATGCAAGTTCCTCCAAACAAACCAGTTGTTGGCGAGAATGCTTTCGCTCACGAATCGGGCATACATGTTCATGGTGTGCTTCAGTTTCCGGGGACATATGAACCGCTCTCGCCCGAGCTTGTGGGGCACAGACGTAGGCTGGTTCTTGGAAAACACGCCGGTAGTCGCTCTGTCGCGGCCTGCTTGCGAGATCTGGGAATCAAAGTAACGAAACAGCAGTTGAGGGAAGTCACGAGAAAAGTCAAAGAGCTCGGAGATAAGGGGAAAAAAGTGACCTTGGCGGATTTGCGTGCGATAGCTGAAAGTGTGGTCGGTTCGCTTCCACCGGAGGAAAAGGTCGTGGAGTTGAAAGAGATAACTGTTACAACAGGAAACACGATAACTCCGACGGCTTCCGTTAGGTTGAGGATAAAGGATGAAGAAAAAATCGGTGCCTCAACCGGTGTAGGTCCAGTCGATGCCGCTATTGGAGCGATCAGAAAAGCGATTGGTGAAATATCCTCTCTCCGCTTAAAAGAATATCATCTGGATGCGATCACCGGTGGGAGTGATGCGTTGGCGGAGGTCACTGTCAAACTGGAAGACGAAAAAGGAAACATTTATGTCGCCAAAGGGATCCGCGAAGATGTAGTGTTGGCCAGCGTAGACGCGATGATAAATGGAATTAACCTCTGGTTTAGGGAGAGAAGACCTTCCTGA
- a CDS encoding anthranilate synthase component I family protein, which produces MQKQVEKLEKIAREIGTPCILPVSIKISGCKDPAEIYFRIRSLYHPSFLFESSGGPIKIGRYSVIGFDPIFHFCVEGKTRRAILKGEIFGRSAGDADSLEILKKVAGVDEVKTPHVTPQYLLAFFGCVGYDYVREMVPLPENAVDDLAHPMLEFILPSKIMIFDHLRSKTTFACLLPISDVREIRNKTDEARKAISRMVAILGKKPREDNTVKHERSNISRRDFERKVERAKEYIRAGDVIQVVLSRRIEIRPAPDPENFYWKLRSINPSPYMFFLDFPKRVLIGSSPELLVKVDDGKVVTRPIAGTRRRGDEGTDVELERDLLSSEKERAEHVMLVDLGRNDLGKVCTFGSVMVEEFMKVEKYSHVQHLVSTVSGQLRPDKDSFDALRATFPAGTVTGAPKVRAMEIIEELEPTRRGLYAGAVGCFSYQREADFAITIRAMVIQNGTGYIQVGAGIVADSVAWKEYYETENKARALLAAAGVRS; this is translated from the coding sequence ATGCAAAAACAAGTCGAGAAACTGGAAAAAATTGCAAGGGAAATCGGAACACCCTGTATACTTCCGGTTTCAATAAAAATAAGTGGATGTAAGGATCCAGCCGAGATTTATTTCAGAATAAGATCTCTCTATCATCCTTCATTTCTTTTTGAATCCTCCGGAGGTCCAATCAAGATAGGGCGATATTCTGTGATAGGCTTTGATCCAATTTTTCATTTCTGTGTTGAGGGAAAAACTAGAAGAGCGATCTTGAAAGGTGAAATCTTCGGTCGGTCGGCCGGAGATGCGGATTCCTTGGAGATTCTAAAGAAAGTTGCAGGTGTTGATGAAGTCAAAACACCACATGTAACTCCACAATATCTTCTAGCATTTTTCGGCTGTGTCGGTTACGATTACGTGCGCGAGATGGTTCCGCTACCTGAAAACGCGGTCGATGATCTGGCCCACCCAATGTTGGAATTCATCCTTCCTTCCAAAATCATGATTTTCGATCATCTTCGTTCTAAAACGACTTTTGCCTGCCTACTTCCGATTTCTGACGTTAGGGAAATTAGAAACAAGACAGATGAGGCCAGAAAAGCGATTTCTAGGATGGTTGCTATCCTCGGGAAAAAACCCAGAGAAGACAACACAGTGAAGCATGAGCGCTCAAACATTTCAAGACGGGACTTTGAGAGGAAGGTGGAAAGGGCTAAAGAATATATACGCGCCGGGGATGTTATTCAGGTTGTTCTTTCCAGAAGAATCGAGATTCGCCCAGCTCCGGATCCGGAGAACTTTTACTGGAAGCTGAGGTCTATCAATCCTTCGCCCTATATGTTTTTCTTAGATTTTCCGAAAAGAGTTTTGATAGGTTCAAGTCCAGAGCTTCTCGTGAAGGTAGATGACGGAAAAGTTGTGACGAGACCGATAGCCGGAACTAGGAGGAGAGGCGACGAAGGCACGGATGTGGAACTCGAGAGAGATCTGCTGAGCAGCGAAAAAGAAAGGGCGGAGCATGTTATGCTGGTAGATCTCGGCCGCAACGACTTGGGCAAGGTTTGCACGTTTGGATCGGTTATGGTTGAGGAATTTATGAAGGTTGAGAAATACAGTCATGTTCAACATCTTGTGAGCACGGTCAGCGGGCAGTTGCGTCCAGACAAAGATTCCTTCGATGCTTTAAGAGCAACATTTCCGGCAGGCACCGTTACCGGGGCACCAAAAGTCAGAGCAATGGAAATCATCGAAGAGCTAGAGCCGACTAGGAGAGGGCTCTATGCTGGCGCAGTAGGATGCTTCAGTTATCAAAGGGAGGCAGATTTCGCAATCACGATAAGGGCAATGGTGATTCAGAATGGCACAGGATATATACAGGTTGGAGCCGGAATAGTGGCTGACTCGGTCGCTTGGAAGGAATATTACGAAACGGAGAATAAAGCGAGAGCACTTCTGGCTGCTGCAGGGGTGAGGTCATGA
- a CDS encoding aminodeoxychorismate/anthranilate synthase component II: protein MRIVVIDNIDSFVYNLVHYVGELGAEPVVFTKDANLMEIERAKPDGIIISPGPGRPENAGVSVTVVKKFAGRVPILGVCLGHQVIGHVFGAKIVQAKRLMHGKTSKIRYRHCEIFKGLPNPFEATRYHSLAIDASTLPEELELIAWTDDSEKEVMAVKHIEFPVFGVQFHPESILTKDGKKIIKNFLEVVR, encoded by the coding sequence ATGAGAATAGTGGTCATAGACAACATAGATTCCTTTGTCTACAATTTGGTTCATTATGTGGGGGAGCTTGGCGCAGAACCCGTGGTCTTCACAAAGGATGCAAATCTCATGGAAATCGAGCGTGCGAAACCCGATGGCATAATAATCTCTCCAGGTCCCGGTAGACCGGAAAATGCTGGAGTTTCCGTCACCGTTGTCAAAAAGTTTGCTGGTCGCGTACCCATTCTTGGCGTCTGTCTTGGTCATCAGGTTATAGGCCACGTCTTTGGGGCAAAGATCGTGCAGGCGAAGCGCCTAATGCATGGAAAGACTTCCAAAATAAGATATAGACATTGCGAAATTTTCAAAGGTTTACCCAACCCGTTTGAAGCTACGCGATATCATTCACTTGCGATAGACGCTTCAACTCTGCCAGAGGAACTGGAACTCATAGCTTGGACGGATGACAGCGAAAAGGAAGTGATGGCTGTAAAACACATAGAATTTCCAGTTTTTGGTGTGCAGTTTCATCCAGAGTCCATTCTGACGAAAGATGGCAAGAAGATTATCAAGAATTTTCTGGAGGTAGTCAGATGA